One segment of Streptomyces sp. NBC_01463 DNA contains the following:
- a CDS encoding DUF5682 family protein, whose product MTGPHERGFQELRTQLQEAAATFADGPDALESILLGIVDDVDRAVREPLEIFPVCHHSPASALAMARRLREKQPKVIYLELCEDMAPLLTELRNCRLPVAVQAFASEIDGFPADWAPLSVVAPITEASAEYQAIAYALDTPGVELVLVDRSSDHVYQWDARAELPGTEPGGREDNDSTDTSAGSGTPSAAEEEAGLHGDAVGVGIGDLRPRFAELEAHLLRHGKVRHWSEWWHQYVELPLGEGDHDTYRQVMLLIGSLFRHLAPGDPHRVRVDEDRERHMWTRMREHLAATGTAPADCLYVCGAFHAASRVAEFGVHGTDTFEIGPRTATKWQHGLIPSSHAAIEAQFGLAGGSVSIAATLWAKNLRRTRVEPYRLAGQTGAKKPKKSVTAPVAGPAAEPSDKLSGFLRRPPVLDRLDEAELLGWCVEIVRAARRNGYLASTADAIAVFETSILLAGMRDRARPTPYDFQDAAVTCIEKDTVPGRRDVRRLVEIMMGGDRVGRVGYDALPPLARDVHDRLAALELKLEQRGVQRALLDIAGRPELERCSDVLWMLRRLMPPGAARPIMGERSLGERSLQESWDLALGTHQRALIELGYEGVSLEQVLEQRLRRAAGAAQATAATVLETVEDATLYLRSRRLADELGSRALEVLSAERTVDGAPEVLRRVRRLLAYYRTSEPVLPPWIESFVKAGYAHYCTLLPTSFTDDDATVRQVAAMLGFLFSMEGLALSLGCDRAQLRLALAQSHPRDPSRTALLWAAQVHLGHLSRTELRSTCDELLGNPLVVPAYPRYLSGFVHALEPVPGLADFVVEAVSQAFGRLPDPVLLPWLPTLVTTLRAGGADLAPLLIREAGRTFPGRLAELDAWVPPWRAEARQQTVPAVRGGDGAGGCTLLAAHPATCDAVAGLLGCEGTWEDSGPGGQEGVALVGRHPDTARALEALLAG is encoded by the coding sequence GTGACCGGCCCGCACGAGCGCGGCTTCCAGGAGCTGCGCACCCAGTTGCAGGAGGCCGCCGCGACGTTCGCCGACGGTCCCGACGCACTGGAGAGCATCCTCCTCGGCATCGTCGACGACGTCGACCGTGCCGTGCGTGAGCCCCTGGAGATCTTTCCCGTCTGTCACCACTCACCCGCCTCGGCGCTCGCGATGGCGCGCCGCCTGCGGGAGAAGCAGCCCAAGGTGATCTACCTGGAGCTGTGCGAGGACATGGCGCCGCTGCTGACCGAACTGCGCAACTGCAGACTCCCCGTGGCCGTCCAGGCGTTCGCCAGCGAGATCGACGGCTTCCCGGCGGACTGGGCACCGCTGTCCGTGGTCGCCCCCATCACCGAGGCCTCGGCCGAGTACCAGGCGATCGCCTACGCACTGGACACACCGGGTGTCGAACTGGTCCTCGTCGACCGTTCCTCGGACCACGTCTACCAGTGGGACGCCCGAGCGGAACTGCCCGGCACGGAGCCGGGCGGGAGAGAAGACAACGACAGCACCGACACGTCCGCGGGCTCCGGCACACCGTCCGCGGCCGAGGAGGAGGCGGGCCTGCACGGCGACGCGGTCGGCGTCGGCATCGGTGACCTCCGGCCCCGCTTCGCCGAACTGGAGGCGCACCTGCTGCGTCACGGCAAGGTGCGGCACTGGTCGGAGTGGTGGCACCAGTACGTGGAACTGCCGCTGGGCGAGGGCGACCACGACACCTACCGCCAGGTCATGCTCCTCATCGGCAGCCTCTTCCGCCACCTGGCACCCGGCGACCCGCACCGGGTCCGGGTGGACGAGGACCGCGAACGCCACATGTGGACGCGGATGCGCGAACACCTGGCCGCGACCGGGACGGCCCCCGCCGACTGCCTGTACGTCTGCGGCGCCTTCCACGCGGCCAGCCGGGTCGCGGAGTTCGGCGTGCACGGCACCGACACCTTCGAGATCGGCCCCCGCACGGCCACGAAGTGGCAGCACGGACTCATCCCGTCCAGCCACGCGGCGATCGAGGCACAGTTCGGCCTCGCCGGCGGATCGGTGTCGATCGCCGCGACGCTCTGGGCGAAGAACCTCCGGCGCACCCGCGTGGAGCCGTACCGGCTGGCCGGGCAGACGGGAGCGAAGAAGCCGAAGAAATCCGTGACCGCGCCGGTTGCCGGACCGGCGGCCGAACCCTCCGACAAGCTGTCCGGTTTCCTGCGCAGGCCGCCCGTCCTGGACCGGCTCGACGAGGCCGAACTGCTCGGCTGGTGCGTGGAGATCGTGCGCGCGGCCCGCCGCAACGGCTATCTCGCGTCCACCGCCGACGCCATCGCCGTCTTCGAGACGTCGATCCTGCTGGCCGGCATGCGGGACCGGGCCAGGCCGACGCCGTACGACTTCCAGGACGCGGCCGTCACCTGCATCGAGAAGGACACCGTGCCCGGCCGGCGCGATGTGCGCCGCCTGGTGGAGATCATGATGGGCGGCGACCGGGTCGGCCGGGTCGGCTACGACGCCCTGCCCCCACTGGCACGCGACGTCCACGACCGTCTCGCGGCCCTGGAGCTGAAGCTGGAGCAGCGCGGTGTGCAGCGGGCCCTCCTCGACATCGCCGGCCGGCCCGAACTGGAGCGGTGCTCCGACGTCCTGTGGATGCTGCGCCGGCTGATGCCACCGGGAGCCGCCCGGCCGATCATGGGCGAGCGGAGCCTGGGGGAGCGGTCCCTCCAGGAGTCGTGGGACCTCGCCCTCGGCACGCACCAGCGCGCGCTCATCGAGCTCGGCTACGAGGGCGTCAGCCTCGAACAGGTCCTGGAGCAGCGGTTGCGCCGTGCGGCAGGTGCCGCGCAGGCCACCGCGGCGACCGTCCTGGAGACCGTCGAGGACGCGACGCTGTATCTGCGCAGCCGCCGCCTCGCCGACGAGCTCGGCAGCCGCGCGCTTGAGGTGCTGTCGGCCGAGCGCACGGTCGACGGGGCACCGGAGGTACTGCGCCGGGTGCGCCGCCTGCTGGCGTACTACCGCACCAGCGAGCCGGTCCTGCCGCCGTGGATCGAGTCCTTCGTCAAGGCGGGGTACGCGCACTACTGCACCCTGCTGCCGACGTCGTTCACCGACGACGACGCCACCGTGCGTCAGGTGGCGGCGATGCTCGGCTTCCTGTTCAGCATGGAGGGCCTGGCGCTGTCCCTGGGCTGCGACCGCGCCCAGCTCCGGCTGGCCCTGGCCCAGTCGCACCCGCGTGACCCGTCGAGGACGGCGCTGCTGTGGGCGGCGCAGGTCCACCTCGGGCACCTCTCCCGCACCGAGCTGCGGTCGACGTGCGACGAACTGCTGGGCAACCCCCTGGTGGTGCCCGCCTACCCGCGCTACCTCAGCGGCTTCGTGCATGCCCTGGAACCCGTCCCGGGCCTCGCGGACTTCGTGGTGGAGGCGGTGTCGCAGGCGTTCGGACGGCTGCCCGACCCGGTGCTGCTGCCCTGGCTGCCGACGCTCGTCACGACGCTGCGCGCGGGTGGCGCCGACCTGGCGCCGCTGCTCATCCGCGAGGCCGGCCGGACCTTCCCCGGGCGTCTCGCGGAGCTGGACGCCTGGGTGCCGCCGTGGCGGGCGGAAGCGCGGCAGCAGACCGTGCCGGCGGTGAGGGGCGGGGACGGCGCCGGTGGCTGCACGCTGCTCGCCGCCCACCCCGCGACCTGCGACGCGGTGGCAGGGCTGCTGGGCTGCGAGGGCACGTGGGAAGACTCCGGGCCCGGCGGCCAGGAGGGCGTGGCACTCGTCGGCCGTCACCCGGACACCGCGCGGGCGCTGGAGGCGCTGCTGGCGGGCTAG
- a CDS encoding transglycosylase SLT domain-containing protein produces MPIKAKHRRSKSSSLTRGFIAVSTGGVVLALPMIVAGSASAAPSQSVTVEKAAAPTSVAAKEIAVRKTETTTYSVVSGDSLYKIAQGHSLSGGWERLYKDNRSAVGGNPDLILPGLKLTIGAKSAATAPKAATETEFKTEKKADSASDASAGRAATADRADRSERTTATPVAEKTTATTPAQSATAYTDDLDGWIKESLAVMAEHGIPGSYDGIYRNVIRESSGNPQIVNNWDSNAAAGTPSKGLLQVIQPTFDAYHVAGTSLDILDPVANITAACNYAAATYGSIDNVFGAY; encoded by the coding sequence ATGCCCATCAAGGCCAAGCACCGTCGTTCCAAGTCCAGCTCCCTGACCCGCGGTTTCATCGCCGTGAGCACGGGCGGAGTCGTCCTCGCGCTCCCCATGATCGTCGCCGGATCGGCTTCCGCCGCACCGTCGCAGTCGGTCACCGTGGAAAAGGCCGCAGCCCCGACTTCCGTCGCTGCCAAGGAAATTGCGGTCCGCAAGACCGAGACCACCACCTATTCCGTGGTCTCCGGCGACTCGCTTTACAAGATCGCCCAGGGGCATTCCCTCAGCGGCGGCTGGGAGCGTCTGTACAAGGACAACCGGAGCGCGGTCGGCGGCAATCCCGACCTGATTCTTCCGGGCCTGAAGCTGACCATCGGCGCCAAGTCCGCGGCCACCGCGCCCAAGGCCGCGACCGAGACCGAATTCAAGACGGAGAAGAAGGCCGACAGCGCCTCCGACGCCTCGGCCGGCCGCGCCGCGACCGCCGACCGCGCCGACCGCTCCGAGCGGACGACGGCGACCCCCGTCGCCGAGAAGACCACCGCGACCACCCCCGCGCAGAGCGCGACGGCGTACACCGACGACCTCGACGGCTGGATCAAGGAGTCCCTCGCCGTCATGGCCGAGCACGGCATCCCCGGCAGCTACGACGGCATCTACCGCAACGTCATCCGTGAGTCCTCGGGCAACCCGCAGATCGTGAACAACTGGGACTCGAACGCCGCGGCCGGTACGCCGTCCAAGGGCCTCCTCCAGGTCATCCAGCCCACGTTCGACGCGTACCACGTGGCGGGCACCTCGCTCGACATCCTGGACCCGGTCGCCAACATCACGGCCGCGTGCAACTACGCCGCCGCCACGTACGGCTCGATCGACAACGTCTTCGGCGCCTACTGA
- a CDS encoding isochorismate synthase, translated as MSASLRVPTAPDRAVPLPAPHVSPCAATALLDAYRPGSDRFLASARHTLLGTGTSAEVPDDSRPLGVRVREVLETRRRAGDPAPIVMGALPFAPDAPPSLAVPRSVRRAPALCDDPLIAIPGPFAEPGTWQTREVPEPGAYAAAVSSAVRRMRAGEFDKVVLARTLELTSSRDLDLAAMLRRLAQHDPKGYTFAVPTGPDRTLIGASPELLVARRAGRLTANPLAGSAPRSNDLAEDVRRAAALLESPKDLHEHAVVVDAVRESLAPFCVSLDVPAHPTLVRTAAMWHLSTTVTGTLADPGVSSLDLAASLHPTPAVCGTPTDVARAVIAESEPFDRGAYTGMVGWQDADGDGEWVVTIRCAEAEGRSLRLFAGAGVVAASSPEAETAETGAKFRTFLSAVGAAL; from the coding sequence ATGTCTGCCTCACTGCGCGTTCCCACCGCCCCCGACCGGGCCGTCCCGCTCCCCGCACCGCACGTCTCCCCCTGCGCGGCCACCGCGCTGCTGGACGCCTACCGGCCCGGCAGCGACCGATTCCTCGCCTCGGCCCGTCACACCCTCCTCGGCACCGGCACCTCCGCCGAAGTCCCGGATGACTCACGGCCGTTGGGCGTACGTGTCCGGGAAGTGCTCGAAACGCGGCGGCGGGCCGGGGATCCCGCACCGATCGTCATGGGCGCACTGCCCTTCGCCCCGGACGCCCCGCCCTCGCTCGCGGTCCCGAGATCGGTGCGCCGGGCACCGGCCCTGTGCGACGACCCGCTGATCGCGATTCCCGGCCCGTTCGCCGAACCCGGCACCTGGCAGACCCGGGAGGTCCCCGAGCCCGGCGCGTACGCCGCGGCGGTCTCATCGGCGGTCCGGCGGATGCGCGCGGGCGAGTTCGACAAGGTGGTCCTCGCCCGCACCCTGGAACTGACCTCCTCGCGCGACCTCGACCTGGCCGCCATGCTGCGCCGGCTGGCGCAGCACGATCCGAAGGGCTACACCTTCGCCGTTCCCACCGGCCCGGACCGCACGCTGATCGGGGCCAGCCCCGAACTCCTCGTCGCCCGTCGAGCCGGCCGGCTCACGGCGAACCCCCTCGCGGGTTCCGCACCGCGCAGCAATGATCTGGCCGAGGACGTGCGGCGCGCGGCCGCACTGCTCGAGTCCCCCAAGGACCTGCACGAACACGCCGTCGTCGTCGACGCCGTGCGCGAGTCCCTCGCCCCCTTCTGCGTGAGCCTGGACGTCCCCGCACACCCCACACTCGTACGGACCGCGGCGATGTGGCACCTGTCGACGACCGTGACCGGCACGCTCGCGGACCCCGGCGTCTCCTCCCTCGACCTCGCCGCCTCGCTGCATCCGACGCCCGCGGTGTGCGGCACCCCGACCGATGTGGCCCGCGCCGTCATCGCGGAGTCGGAACCCTTCGACCGCGGCGCCTACACCGGCATGGTCGGCTGGCAGGACGCGGACGGCGACGGCGAGTGGGTCGTGACGATCCGCTGCGCGGAGGCGGAGGGGCGCTCGCTGCGGCTGTTCGCCGGCGCCGGTGTGGTGGCCGCTTCGTCGCCGGAGGCGGAGACCGCGGAGACCGGTGCGAAGTTCCGCACCTTCCTCAGCGCCGTGGGGGCCGCACTGTGA
- a CDS encoding (2,3-dihydroxybenzoyl)adenylate synthase, producing the protein MSTGPRTDAPTWPAAFAERYRAAGHWRGETFTGVLRERAAAHGDRVAVVDPANGRRAWTYAELDERAARVAAGFTARGISSGDRVVVQLPNVAEFVEVVFALFRIGALPVFALPAHRETEIGYFCSFTEAVAYVIPDRHAGFDHRALATTVRARTPSLKHVFVVGEPGEHTALSDVPCSGDPDRETDGPAPHDLAFLQLSGGTTGVPKLIPRTHDDYIYSLRGSNEICGVDEDTRFLVVLPAAHNFPMSSPGWLGALYAGGTVVLCPRPDPGSAFPLVAQEHVTMTGMVPPLALLWTEAAAGTAHDLSSLELVLVGGAKYSEAAARRLEPALGCRLMQVFGMAEGLVNYTRLDDGHETVVTTQGRPISEDDEIRIVDDAGQEVAEGDFGHLLTRGPYTIRGYWRAPEHNRTAFTEDGFYRTGDIVRRTENGSLVVEGRAKDQINRGGEKVAPEEIENIILGHPSVHDVSVVGIADTYLGERTLAYVILRAGAEPLAAVAVKRLVRERGVAAYKIPDVVEFVDAFPQTGIGKVSKKGLRSGAAPDPGSATGPAPAPAPVVAPAPHEARSDRH; encoded by the coding sequence GTGAGCACCGGCCCGCGGACCGACGCCCCCACCTGGCCCGCCGCCTTCGCCGAGCGCTATCGCGCGGCGGGGCACTGGCGCGGCGAGACCTTCACCGGCGTGCTCCGGGAGCGCGCCGCCGCCCACGGTGACCGCGTCGCGGTCGTCGACCCCGCGAACGGGCGCCGCGCCTGGACGTACGCCGAACTCGACGAGCGCGCGGCCCGGGTGGCCGCCGGGTTCACGGCCCGCGGCATCTCCAGCGGCGACCGGGTCGTCGTCCAGCTGCCCAACGTCGCCGAGTTCGTCGAGGTCGTGTTCGCCCTGTTCCGGATCGGTGCGTTGCCGGTCTTCGCGCTGCCCGCCCACCGCGAGACGGAGATCGGCTACTTCTGCTCGTTCACCGAGGCCGTCGCCTATGTGATCCCGGACCGGCACGCCGGCTTCGACCACCGCGCGCTGGCGACCACCGTGCGGGCGCGGACCCCGAGCCTGAAGCACGTGTTCGTCGTCGGCGAGCCGGGCGAGCACACCGCCCTGTCCGATGTGCCGTGCTCCGGGGACCCGGACCGGGAGACGGACGGGCCGGCCCCGCACGATCTGGCGTTCCTCCAGTTGTCGGGCGGCACGACCGGGGTGCCCAAACTCATCCCGCGCACGCACGACGACTACATCTACTCGCTTCGTGGCTCCAACGAGATCTGCGGCGTCGACGAGGACACCCGGTTCCTCGTGGTGCTGCCGGCCGCGCACAACTTCCCGATGAGTTCGCCGGGCTGGCTCGGTGCCCTGTACGCGGGCGGCACGGTCGTCCTGTGTCCGCGCCCCGATCCGGGGAGCGCGTTCCCGCTCGTCGCGCAGGAGCACGTCACCATGACCGGGATGGTTCCGCCACTCGCCCTGCTGTGGACGGAGGCCGCCGCGGGCACGGCACACGATCTGTCGAGTCTGGAACTGGTCCTGGTCGGCGGCGCCAAGTACAGCGAGGCGGCGGCCCGCCGGCTGGAGCCCGCGCTGGGCTGCCGGCTCATGCAGGTCTTCGGGATGGCGGAGGGGCTCGTCAACTACACGCGGCTGGACGACGGCCACGAGACCGTGGTCACCACGCAGGGGCGGCCGATCTCCGAAGACGACGAGATCCGCATCGTGGACGACGCCGGACAGGAGGTCGCCGAGGGGGACTTCGGGCACCTGCTGACCCGGGGCCCGTACACCATCCGCGGCTACTGGCGCGCCCCCGAGCACAACAGGACGGCGTTCACCGAGGACGGCTTCTACCGGACCGGCGACATCGTGCGCCGCACGGAGAACGGCAGCCTCGTGGTCGAGGGCCGGGCGAAGGACCAGATCAACCGGGGCGGCGAGAAGGTCGCGCCGGAGGAGATCGAGAACATCATCCTCGGTCATCCCTCCGTGCACGACGTGTCGGTGGTCGGGATCGCCGACACGTATCTGGGGGAACGCACACTCGCGTACGTGATCCTGCGCGCCGGCGCCGAACCGCTCGCCGCCGTCGCCGTGAAGCGCCTCGTGCGCGAGCGCGGAGTCGCCGCGTACAAGATCCCCGACGTGGTCGAGTTCGTCGACGCCTTCCCGCAGACGGGGATCGGGAAGGTCAGCAAGAAGGGACTCCGCTCCGGCGCCGCCCCCGACCCTGGCTCTGCTACTGGCCCCGCCCCTGCCCCTGCCCCTGTCGTTGCTCCTGCTCCGCACGAAGCCCGCTCCGACCGGCACTGA
- a CDS encoding 2,3-dihydro-2,3-dihydroxybenzoate dehydrogenase produces MSPVPELTGRLALVTGAGRGIGEAVVHALVGAGARVLATDAAPEGVTALARTYGDRVTADTLDVTDAAAVEALVTRTEDTLGPLDIAVNVAGVLRCSPVSELTDEDWAATFAVNTNGVFHVSRAVSRRMAGRGRGSIVTVASNAAGIPRTDMAAYAASKAAAVMFTKCLGLELAPLGIRCNTVSPGSTLTEMQRGMWPPGDEQAAARRVIDGDGAAYRTGIPLGRIADPADIADAVAFLVSDRARHITLHDLYVDGGATLRA; encoded by the coding sequence GTGAGCCCCGTACCGGAACTCACCGGCCGGCTCGCCCTCGTGACGGGGGCCGGCCGGGGGATCGGTGAAGCGGTGGTTCATGCCCTCGTCGGGGCCGGTGCCCGCGTCCTGGCCACGGATGCCGCCCCCGAGGGCGTCACCGCACTCGCCCGGACGTACGGCGACCGGGTCACGGCCGACACGCTCGACGTCACGGACGCGGCAGCGGTCGAGGCACTCGTCACCCGGACCGAGGACACGCTCGGCCCCCTGGACATCGCGGTCAACGTCGCCGGAGTACTGCGGTGTTCACCGGTCTCCGAACTGACCGACGAGGACTGGGCGGCCACCTTCGCCGTCAACACGAACGGCGTGTTCCACGTCTCGCGGGCCGTCTCGCGCCGCATGGCCGGGCGGGGCCGCGGCAGCATCGTCACCGTCGCGTCCAACGCGGCGGGCATACCCCGCACGGACATGGCCGCCTACGCCGCGTCGAAGGCCGCGGCCGTCATGTTCACCAAGTGCCTCGGCCTCGAACTGGCGCCCCTCGGCATCCGCTGCAACACCGTGTCACCGGGCTCGACCCTCACCGAGATGCAGCGCGGCATGTGGCCGCCCGGCGACGAGCAGGCAGCCGCCCGACGGGTCATCGACGGCGACGGGGCGGCCTACCGCACGGGCATACCGCTGGGCCGGATCGCCGACCCGGCCGACATCGCCGACGCCGTCGCCTTCCTCGTGTCCGACCGCGCCCGCCACATCACCCTGCACGACCTCTACGTCGACGGCGGCGCCACCCTGCGGGCGTGA
- a CDS encoding isochorismatase family protein, whose protein sequence is MALPAIAPYPLPGADELPVNRVAWTADPARAVLLVHDLQNHFLGAYRAGEQPLTGMLENTARIIEACRGAGVPVVYSAQRGGQTAEERGLQLDFWGPGAADDAEALAMPECVAPAAGDTVLTKWKYSAFVRTELDSLIRESGRDQLVITGVYAHIGVLMSAADAWMRDIRAFVVADAVADFSRADHDMALRWAAGRCAVVTSTDALLKEI, encoded by the coding sequence ATGGCACTCCCCGCCATCGCCCCCTATCCCCTGCCGGGCGCGGACGAACTCCCCGTGAACCGGGTCGCCTGGACCGCTGACCCGGCGCGCGCCGTCCTGCTCGTCCACGACCTCCAGAACCACTTCCTCGGCGCGTACCGCGCGGGCGAGCAGCCGCTGACCGGGATGCTGGAGAACACGGCACGGATCATCGAGGCGTGCCGCGGTGCCGGCGTGCCGGTGGTCTACTCGGCGCAGCGCGGCGGCCAGACCGCCGAGGAGCGCGGCCTCCAGCTCGACTTCTGGGGCCCCGGCGCCGCCGACGACGCCGAGGCCCTGGCCATGCCGGAGTGCGTGGCCCCGGCGGCGGGCGACACGGTGCTGACCAAGTGGAAGTACAGCGCGTTCGTCCGTACCGAACTCGACTCCCTGATACGGGAGTCGGGCCGCGACCAGCTGGTGATCACCGGTGTGTACGCACACATCGGGGTGCTCATGAGTGCTGCCGACGCCTGGATGCGGGACATCCGCGCGTTCGTCGTGGCCGATGCCGTCGCCGACTTCTCGCGCGCGGACCATGACATGGCGCTGCGCTGGGCCGCGGGCCGCTGTGCGGTCGTGACCAGCACCGACGCACTCCTGAAGGAGATCTGA
- a CDS encoding integrin alpha, translating to MRTYRSAAVVAASFVLMAGAAVAAPSAHAGTPGGTHADDRNTDFNGDGHDDVLIGAPGGTVGGKQGAGYATVKYGGPGGIDATRGSVLSQNTAGVPGAAEAGDGFGRALATGDLDGDGYDDAVVGVPGEDIEPLTDAGGAVVLWGSAQGLSGTDSDWLQAAEPVVGGRFGSALAAAHFSPDIPGDQLAVTDRTDFTLFQYAPGTRRNATSSSSHIPGTPGREIAPRALTTGDYDGNGLADLVISGVTVGDEPGHGWSAVLLGEVQGLRYDHDLRGGPAVATGDIDADGYDDLVTGEPAGPDDGGATTTGGVVGVYYGSAGDGPVGADGPGTPPVWWTQDTPGIPGGSEAGDGWGADLSVADTDGDGYPDVAVGAPGEDIGTVADAGAVWVLRGTAGGLTATGAASWDQDSANVPGTPERGDRWGGQVRLTDPDKDGRSGLLSAAPGENAGDGIVWAFPAGPGGVTASGSWTFDAGTFGGPETGAGYGAAIDE from the coding sequence GTGCGCACCTACCGTTCGGCCGCCGTGGTCGCGGCCTCATTCGTCCTGATGGCGGGGGCCGCCGTCGCGGCGCCCTCCGCCCACGCGGGCACCCCCGGCGGAACGCACGCCGACGACCGCAACACCGACTTCAACGGCGACGGACACGACGACGTCCTCATCGGCGCGCCCGGCGGGACCGTCGGCGGCAAGCAGGGCGCCGGCTACGCGACCGTGAAGTACGGCGGGCCGGGCGGCATCGACGCCACCCGGGGGAGCGTCCTCAGCCAGAACACCGCGGGAGTACCGGGCGCCGCCGAGGCGGGCGACGGCTTCGGCCGCGCCCTGGCCACCGGCGACCTCGACGGGGACGGGTACGACGACGCGGTCGTGGGCGTGCCCGGCGAGGACATCGAGCCGCTGACGGACGCGGGCGGCGCCGTCGTCCTGTGGGGCTCCGCCCAGGGGCTCTCCGGCACGGACAGCGACTGGCTGCAGGCGGCGGAGCCGGTCGTCGGCGGCCGGTTCGGCAGCGCGCTCGCCGCGGCGCACTTCAGCCCCGACATCCCCGGCGACCAGCTGGCCGTGACCGACCGCACCGACTTCACCCTGTTCCAGTACGCCCCGGGAACCCGCCGGAACGCCACGTCGAGCAGCAGCCACATCCCCGGCACCCCGGGGCGAGAGATCGCACCCCGCGCCCTGACCACCGGCGACTACGACGGCAACGGCCTCGCCGACCTCGTCATCTCCGGAGTCACCGTCGGCGACGAACCGGGTCACGGCTGGTCCGCCGTCCTCCTCGGCGAGGTCCAGGGGCTCCGCTACGACCACGATCTGCGCGGCGGCCCGGCCGTCGCCACCGGCGACATCGACGCCGACGGCTACGACGACCTCGTCACCGGCGAGCCGGCCGGCCCCGACGACGGCGGCGCAACGACGACCGGCGGTGTGGTCGGCGTGTACTACGGCAGCGCGGGCGACGGCCCCGTCGGCGCCGACGGCCCGGGCACCCCGCCCGTGTGGTGGACGCAGGACACCCCCGGCATCCCCGGCGGGTCGGAGGCCGGCGACGGCTGGGGCGCCGACCTCTCCGTGGCGGACACCGACGGCGACGGGTACCCGGACGTGGCGGTCGGCGCCCCCGGCGAGGACATCGGCACGGTCGCCGACGCGGGGGCCGTGTGGGTGCTGCGCGGCACGGCCGGCGGGCTCACCGCCACCGGCGCAGCTTCGTGGGACCAGGACTCGGCGAACGTGCCGGGCACTCCCGAGCGGGGCGACCGCTGGGGCGGCCAGGTGCGGCTGACCGATCCGGACAAGGACGGGCGGTCCGGCCTGCTGTCCGCCGCGCCCGGGGAGAACGCCGGCGACGGCATCGTCTGGGCGTTCCCGGCGGGCCCGGGCGGTGTGACGGCATCCGGCTCATGGACGTTCGACGCCGGCACCTTCGGCGGCCCGGAGACCGGCGCCGGATACGGAGCCGCGATCGACGAGTAG
- a CDS encoding dihydrodipicolinate reductase: MISTVVWGTGNVGRAAIRAVEAHPALKLAHVLVHDPGKVGRDAGRLAGLDRDLGVAATDDIDAVLATAPRAVVYAASGDIRPDEALADITRAVAGGAVVVTPALYALYDQRGAPPELREPVLSAVAGGGGSLFVSGVDPGWGNDVLPLLISGLGTTVEAIRCQEIFDYSTYDQPDSVRDLIGMGHPMEYEPLMLAASIPTMVWGGQIRLMARALDVELDDIRETMARRPLETTVTTRTMGVFEAGTQGAVRFEVQGIVGGEPRIVIEHITRIHPSCAPDWPSPPDGAGAHRVIIEGRPRIEVTVEATDEGENRSAGGNATAVGRLVNAIDWLVEAEPGLYDALDVPLRPAAGRLGRKQP, from the coding sequence ATGATTTCCACGGTGGTCTGGGGAACCGGCAATGTCGGCCGCGCGGCCATCCGCGCCGTCGAGGCCCATCCGGCCCTGAAACTCGCGCACGTACTCGTCCACGACCCCGGCAAGGTGGGCCGCGACGCGGGCCGCCTCGCCGGCCTGGACCGCGATCTGGGCGTCGCGGCGACCGATGACATCGACGCGGTGCTGGCCACCGCCCCCCGGGCCGTCGTGTACGCGGCCTCCGGCGACATCCGCCCCGACGAGGCCCTGGCCGACATCACCAGGGCGGTCGCGGGCGGCGCCGTCGTCGTCACACCCGCGCTCTACGCCCTCTACGACCAGCGCGGCGCGCCGCCCGAACTCCGCGAACCGGTCCTGTCCGCGGTCGCGGGCGGTGGCGGCTCCCTCTTCGTCTCCGGCGTCGACCCCGGCTGGGGCAACGACGTACTGCCCCTGCTGATCAGCGGACTCGGCACCACGGTCGAGGCGATCCGCTGCCAGGAGATCTTCGACTACTCGACCTACGACCAGCCCGACTCCGTCCGCGACCTGATCGGCATGGGACACCCCATGGAGTACGAGCCGCTGATGCTCGCGGCCTCCATACCGACCATGGTGTGGGGCGGGCAGATACGTCTGATGGCCAGAGCGCTGGACGTGGAACTCGACGACATCCGCGAGACCATGGCCCGGCGGCCGCTCGAAACCACCGTCACCACCCGGACGATGGGCGTGTTCGAGGCCGGCACCCAGGGCGCGGTCCGCTTCGAGGTCCAGGGCATCGTCGGGGGCGAACCCCGCATCGTCATCGAGCACATCACCCGCATCCACCCGTCCTGCGCCCCGGACTGGCCCTCGCCTCCCGACGGAGCCGGCGCCCACCGCGTGATCATCGAAGGCCGCCCGCGCATCGAGGTCACCGTCGAGGCCACCGACGAGGGCGAGAACCGCTCGGCGGGCGGCAACGCCACCGCCGTCGGCCGGCTGGTGAACGCCATCGACTGGCTGGTGGAAGCGGAACCCGGGCTCTACGACGCCCTCGACGTCCCCCTGCGCCCCGCAGCCGGCCGACTCGGAAGGAAGCAGCCATGA